In Deltaproteobacteria bacterium, the following are encoded in one genomic region:
- a CDS encoding redoxin domain-containing protein, whose translation MRIFLFQKSFVILLSVLILFHGGKLYSGEAMPFHLKVVDSAGKETTLENLRGRKVVLVVYTSSMSDCKRHLERFVTLSEDFMGEDVLFSIVDITPLGYEEFLSNLPDNKGNAIFRKDLDGNIARILDVIFLPTTFFISEEGEVLERHESLHLWDSTEFKVSVKKFIEAGS comes from the coding sequence TTGAGAATATTTTTATTTCAGAAGTCTTTTGTTATTCTCCTCTCAGTTCTGATCTTATTCCACGGTGGGAAATTGTACAGTGGGGAAGCTATGCCTTTCCACCTGAAGGTTGTCGACTCCGCGGGGAAAGAGACGACCCTTGAAAATCTCAGAGGAAGGAAAGTTGTTCTCGTCGTCTACACGTCATCCATGTCGGATTGTAAGAGGCATTTAGAGAGATTTGTCACGTTGTCTGAGGATTTTATGGGAGAAGATGTTCTTTTTTCCATCGTCGATATAACACCTCTCGGATATGAAGAATTTTTGAGTAATCTGCCCGACAATAAGGGAAACGCCATCTTCAGGAAGGATTTGGATGGAAATATTGCCCGTATCCTCGATGTTATATTTCTACCCACAACATTTTTCATATCAGAAGAAGGGGAGGTTCTCGAAAGGCACGAATCGCTGCATTTGTGGGATTCTACAGAGTTTAAAGTAAGTGTAAAAAAGTTTATCGAAGCCGGGAGCTGA
- a CDS encoding YHS domain-containing protein: MEENKLSNQFEPVFPYDPVCGKKPGIEPFRYSLGWKGQTYGFCTRECRETFLRNPDLFAWYRSESGRRIFVR; this comes from the coding sequence ATGGAAGAGAACAAATTGTCCAATCAGTTTGAACCCGTTTTCCCATATGATCCCGTATGCGGGAAAAAGCCGGGTATCGAGCCCTTTCGTTACTCACTCGGGTGGAAAGGCCAGACCTACGGGTTCTGCACCCGTGAATGCAGGGAGACCTTTTTAAGGAATCCTGACCTGTTTGCCTGGTACCGGAGCGAAAGTGGGAGAAGGATTTTTGTTAGATAG
- a CDS encoding transposase: MSRKRFTPEQIVKKLREAEILINKGQNVAEVIRKLGESEQTCYRWRKEYGGMGVEQAKRLKELEKENA, from the coding sequence ATGAGCAGGAAACGATTCACCCCTGAACAGATCGTCAAGAAGCTCCGGGAAGCAGAGATCCTCATCAACAAGGGACAGAATGTGGCGGAAGTTATCCGGAAGCTCGGTGAATCTGAACAGACCTGCTACCGCTGGCGGAAAGAATACGGTGGTATGGGAGTGGAGCAGGCAAAGAGGCTGAAGGAACTGGAAAAAGAGAATGC